The following nucleotide sequence is from Verrucomicrobiales bacterium.
CCAGCATTTCGACCCATCGACCCTGGCGATTACCACCATCGACTGCGGCAATCCGGCGGGAAACGTGATCCCGGCGCGGGCGACAGCGCGCCTCAACATCCGGTTCAACGACACGCATTCCGGTGACACGCTGTCGCGCTGGCTGCGATCCGAGGCCGAAGCCGTGGCCGAAGCGACGGGGGTCGAGATCGGCCTGAAGATTTCCGTCGCGGGGGAAAGCTTCCTTACCCCGCCGGGCGAGTTGTCCGAGCTTGTCTCGCGGGCTGTCGAGGCCGAGACGGGCCGCAAGCCACAGGCTTCGACCAGCGGAGGGACCTCGGACGCGCGGTTCATCAAGGATCACTGCCCGGTGGTGGAGTTCGGGCTGGTCGGCAAGACCATGCATCAGGTCGATGAGCGCGTGGAAGTGGCACATATCCACCAGCTGAAAGCGATCTACGGCCGGATCCTGCGGGACTATTTCGCGTGATCCGCCGCGTGACTTTTCGCATCGAACGGACCGGAGATATCGCCCTTTGCCAGCGCCTGCGCCGGGTGGTGTTCATTGATGAGCAAGGCGTCAGCGAAGAAGATGAGGTGGACGGGCTGGACCCGGAGGCGGTCCATCTCTTGGCCTTTGACGGCGAGCGTCCGGTCGGCACGGCACGGATGCTGATCAAGGGGGAGAC
It contains:
- a CDS encoding M20/M25/M40 family metallo-hydrolase encodes the protein QHFDPSTLAITTIDCGNPAGNVIPARATARLNIRFNDTHSGDTLSRWLRSEAEAVAEATGVEIGLKISVAGESFLTPPGELSELVSRAVEAETGRKPQASTSGGTSDARFIKDHCPVVEFGLVGKTMHQVDERVEVAHIHQLKAIYGRILRDYFA